Sequence from the Enhydrobacter sp. genome:
GCCCCAGCCGAGCCACCACCAGCCGCGCAGGCGGATGACCCAGAGCGTGCCCGCCGCGATCGCCAGCAGGTAGCCGAACAGCACCGGGGTGTCAGGCTCGGCGCTGCCGACGACGGCAGGACTCACGAACCCGCCGACGAAGGCGAGACCGGCGACGAAGATGCCGTGGCGCAACGACACGCCGATGGCGAAGGCAGTCAGCGCCGCCGCGCCGCCGCCCGCCGCGGTCTGCGAGATCATGCCGTAGAGCGCGACCGCCGCGAAAAGCGCGCCATAGAGCGCGGCGACGCCCGCCGCCGCGAGGGCCTGCGCCACGCGGTCGTCGCGCGGCCTCAGCCGTTCGGCGCCGGCGATCAGCCCGAAGCCGAACAGGGCGGCGAGAATCACCCGTACTTCGGGCGAGAGATAGCCCTCCTCGATCGAGTAGCGCACGAGGAAGACGGCGGCGAGTGCAAGCGTGATCGCGCCGACCCAGATGAAGGCGCGCGCGCCCAGCCGCTGCTCCCAGCCGACCTTGTCCACGGGCGGCGGCGGCGGTTCCACCGGCTCGACGAAGGGCTCCGGCAGCGACGGTTCTGGCAGCGAAGGCTCGGCGACCGGCGGCGGCTCGAAGGCCGGCGGCAGTTCCGCGGCAGGTGCGGGCGGCGGCGAGACCGGCGCCTCGGCGATCCGGCGACGAAGCTCGCCCAGATCGGCGCGCAGCCGCGCATTCTCGTCGCTCAGGCGGCCGGTGCGCACCAACGCCACGATGGCGATGATCGGCGTGCCGAGAACCCAGGCGATCCCGATCAGGATGAGAAGGATCTCTTCCACCGGATCGTCCCGACGGCGATCGACGCCCCGCCTATTCGGCGGCGAGGCGGGCGGCGGCCACGGCGAAGGCAGCGCGGTTGTCGCGCGCGACCTGGCCGCGCTTGACCACCAGGCGATGGTTCTCCTTGCGCGCCGCCCGCGCGATGTCGGCGAGCGGGTCGCCGTCGCAGACGACGAAGTCGGCGCTGTTGCCCTCCCTGACCCGCCCCTGGTCGTCGAGCCGCATCAGGTCGGCCGCGGAAGCCGTCGAGAAGAAGAGCGAATCGCGCGTCGAGACTCCGACCTCGCACATGTATTCGAGTTCCCGCGCGTTCTCGCCGTGGCGGTTGTGCGGCGTGCCGGCGTCGGTGCCCATGGCGATGCGGCCGCCCGCCTTGTAGTACATCTTCACCGAATCGATGTGGCGCTCGAAGACGCGGCGCGCCTTGTCGACGGCGTAGGCGGGGATCGAGCGGTCGCCGTCGTCGTAGCCCTTGAGGATGTTCTTCACGGCGGCGAGTGTCGGCACCAGCCACACGCCGCGCTCCTTCATCTCGCGGCAGCATTCGTCGTCCATGAAGATGCCGTGCTCGATGGAATCGATGCCGCCGCGCACGGCGTTGAGGATGCCGAGCGCGCCCTGGGCGTGGCTGGCGCAGCATTTGTGGAAGCGATGAGCCTCCGAGATGCCCGCCTTCATCTCGTCGGCGGTGTAGTGCGCGTCCTCGGGATTGACGCCGGGCGTCATGACGCCGCCGGTCGCCATGATCTTGACCAGGTCGGAACCGGCATGGACTTGCTCGCGCACCGCCTTGACCACCTCGTCGACGCCGTCGGCGACGCGGGCGGTGCGGTTGCCGTGGCCGCCGGTCATGCAGATCATGCGCCCGGCGCAGCGCATCGTCGGGCCGAGGAAGCGGCCGCTGTTGAAGGCGTCGCGCATGGCGAATTCGATGTAGTCCTTGCCGCCGCAGTCGCGCACCGCGGTGACGCCGCCCTCGAGCGTGGTGCGCATCAGCTCCATGCCGCGCACCGCAAGATGCGCCGGGCTCAGTGCCTCCTGCGCGGCGCGCGGATTGCCCTCGCCGCCGAACAGCGAATGGACGTGGCAGTCGATCAGGCCGGGCATCAGCGTGCCGCCGGTCGTGTCGACGCGCACACCCGCGAAGCCCACGAACTCGCCGGCCGGCGCGACCCGCCTGACCTTGCCGCCCTCTTCCAGGACGGCATGCCCGTCCACCGCCTTCTCGCCGTCGAACAGGCGGCCGCCGACATACAACGTGGCCATCACGCAACTCCCCGAAAACGAACCGACTATCTGCCCGCCGTCCGCTGGACGCAACCCAGCGGGTCATCGGACGGCTCGGCGCCCAGAGCCCTGAGGCGGGCGATCTCGATGTCGAGGCCGACGATGTGCGGATTGTACTTCCTCGCCAGCTCGAAGGCGGCGACGGCGCGGCCGTTCTCGCCCATCTCGGCGCGGATCATGCCGAGGCCGGAATAGGCGCCGAAATGGCGCGGCTCGCGCTTCACCGTCTCGCAGATGTCGGACAGCGAGGCCGGGAAGTTGCCCATCAGCCAATGCACCGTGGCGCGCTTGTTCCAGGCCTCCGACAATTCAGGCGCGATCTCGATCAGCCGTGTGAAGGTGGCGACCGCCGCGCCGAATTGCTGCTGCTGCATCTCGAGCATGCCGCGCAGCATGAGTTCGCGCTGCGCCGGCTCGGGCACCATCGTCCACTGCTCCCAGATCGCCGCTTCGAGGGACTGGATGGCCATCGGGTCGGTGGCGGTCTGCAGCTTGGCGAACAGCGTGTCGAGCATGGTCTGGCTCCATGCGGTCGCCGCCAGCATCATGCCGACGAGCGCCGCGATGCAAGGGCGAAGATCGGTCACGGTACGGCCGCCGGCCTCGGTCCGCCGGTCGCCCAGTCGAGCAGCTCGACGGTATGGACGACCGGTATGTCAGTGCCGCCGGCGATGTTGCCGACGCAGCCGAAATTGCCCGAGGCGATCACGTCGGGCTTCACGCTCTCGATGTTGGCGACCTTGCGGTCGCGCAGGCGGCGCGACAGGTCGGGCTGCAGCACCTGGTAGGTGCCGGCCCAGCCGCAGCAGAGATGGCCCTCGGGCACGTCCTTCACGACGAAGCCCGCGTCGCGCAGCAGCTTCTTCGGCTGCTCATGGATCTTCTGACCGTGCTGCATGGAACAGGCGGAATGATAGGCCACGGTGAGCGGATGCGCGGTCACGTTCGCGAGACCGATCTCCAGCATCAGCTCGCTGACGTCCTTCGCGAGCCCCGACACGCGCGCCGCCTTGTCGCGCCACGCCGGATCGTGCGCGAACATCGCACCGTAGTCCTTCACCGTCGTGCCGCAGCCCGAGGCATTGACGACGACGGCATCGACGTCGGCGCCCAGCCAGGCGTCGATGTTGCGCCGGGCCAGCTCCAGCGCCTGGTCCTGACGGCCAACATGCAGCACCGACGAGCCGCAGCAGCCAGAGCCGGCGACGTTGACCACCTCGACGCCATGACGCGTCAGCAGCCGGACGGTGGCTTCGTTGACCTCGGGCGCCAGCACCTGCTGGCCGCACCCCGGCATCAAGGCGACGCGGCGGCGACGCGGCCCCACGGCGGCGAAGGTCCCCGGCCGGTCGACCGGTGACGGCGCCGGCACCGTGTCGGGAACGGCTTCCAACATCGCGCGCAGACGACGCAGGAACGTGGCGCCGCCCGGATCGTGGCTGGTCGACGGCAACAGCGCCGCCAGCGGCCTGGCGACGCGACCGAGCGCCGTCGCCCATCGGAACCAGGCCGGCCGCGGCATGAGGAACGCCAGCAGGCCGCGCATCAGCCGATCGGGAAACGAACGCCTGTAGCTGGTCTCGATCCGATGACGGCCGTGATCGACCAGGTGCATGTAGTGCACGCCGGACGGGCATGTCGTCATGCAGGAGAGGCACGACAGGCAACGATCGACGTGGCGCACCTCCTGCATGGTTGGCGCGCGATCGCCCTCCAGCATCGCCTTGATGAGATAGATGCGGCCGCGCGGCGAATCTCGCTCGTCGCCCAGCAGCACGAAGGTCGGACAGGTTGCGGTGCAGAAGCCGCAATGCACACACTTGCGCAGGATCTGCTCGCTGCGCGCGGTGTCGGGATCGGCCAGTTGCGCCAGGGTGAAGTTGGTTTGCATCGCTAGACCACGCGCCCCGGGTTGAAGAGCCCCCTGGGATCGAAGCTTTCCTTTACGCGCCTTGCGAGCGCCGCCAGCGCGGCCGGCTGCGGATGAAACACGGGCACCGATGCCCGTACGGCTTCCGGCGCGCGGATGAGCGTCGCGTGGCCACCGTTCACCGCGCCGCGCACCAGCGCGTGGTCGGCATCGGCGCTGGACGGCAGCGCCAGCCAGATCAGGCCGCCCGACCAGTCGTAGAAGTATCGGGCCTCGGGCCGTCGCGCCGCGATGCGCGCGACGACGGCGGGGCCGTCGGTCGGCGCACAGGAAATCTTCCAGACGAGGTCGCCGGGCGC
This genomic interval carries:
- a CDS encoding amidohydrolase family protein, which gives rise to MATLYVGGRLFDGEKAVDGHAVLEEGGKVRRVAPAGEFVGFAGVRVDTTGGTLMPGLIDCHVHSLFGGEGNPRAAQEALSPAHLAVRGMELMRTTLEGGVTAVRDCGGKDYIEFAMRDAFNSGRFLGPTMRCAGRMICMTGGHGNRTARVADGVDEVVKAVREQVHAGSDLVKIMATGGVMTPGVNPEDAHYTADEMKAGISEAHRFHKCCASHAQGALGILNAVRGGIDSIEHGIFMDDECCREMKERGVWLVPTLAAVKNILKGYDDGDRSIPAYAVDKARRVFERHIDSVKMYYKAGGRIAMGTDAGTPHNRHGENARELEYMCEVGVSTRDSLFFSTASAADLMRLDDQGRVREGNSADFVVCDGDPLADIARAARKENHRLVVKRGQVARDNRAAFAVAAARLAAE
- the glcF gene encoding glycolate oxidase subunit GlcF — encoded protein: MQTNFTLAQLADPDTARSEQILRKCVHCGFCTATCPTFVLLGDERDSPRGRIYLIKAMLEGDRAPTMQEVRHVDRCLSCLSCMTTCPSGVHYMHLVDHGRHRIETSYRRSFPDRLMRGLLAFLMPRPAWFRWATALGRVARPLAALLPSTSHDPGGATFLRRLRAMLEAVPDTVPAPSPVDRPGTFAAVGPRRRRVALMPGCGQQVLAPEVNEATVRLLTRHGVEVVNVAGSGCCGSSVLHVGRQDQALELARRNIDAWLGADVDAVVVNASGCGTTVKDYGAMFAHDPAWRDKAARVSGLAKDVSELMLEIGLANVTAHPLTVAYHSACSMQHGQKIHEQPKKLLRDAGFVVKDVPEGHLCCGWAGTYQVLQPDLSRRLRDRKVANIESVKPDVIASGNFGCVGNIAGGTDIPVVHTVELLDWATGGPRPAAVP